Proteins encoded within one genomic window of Esox lucius isolate fEsoLuc1 chromosome 12, fEsoLuc1.pri, whole genome shotgun sequence:
- the hoxc13a gene encoding homeobox protein Hox-C13a, whose product MTTSLVLHPRWADTLMYVYEKSPNENNPNKSQTMEGLSGNCPATHCRDLMSHPALGRHSGTIATHQGSVYSDISSTDTGRQCPAPQTSSSASLSYGYPFGNPYYGCRLSHSHNVNLQQKPCSYHPADKYADPTSTALPTEELSSRAKEFAFYPSFASSYQAVPGYLDMSVVPGISHPEPRHDALIPMEGYQHWALSNGWDGQVYCSKEQTQSTHLWKSPFPDVVPLQPEVSSYRRGRKKRVPYTKLQLKELEKEYAASKFITKDKRRRISAGTNLSERQVTIWFQNRRVKEKKFVSKSKTSNHMHTT is encoded by the exons ATGACGACTTCGCTGGTTCTGCATCCACGCTGGGCGGACACCTTGATGTACGTTTACGAAAAAAGCCCGAATGAAAATAATCCGAATAAAAGCCAAACAATGGAGGGACTGAGCGGGAATTGCCCGGCGACCCATTGCAGGGACCTAATGTCGCACCCAGCGCTGGGACGACATTCTGGCACTATAGCTACCCATCAGGGTTCTGTGTATTCGGATATATCTTCCACAGACACCGGTCGACAGTGTCCTGCTCCCCAAACCTCCTCAAGTGCATCTCTGAGCTACGGTTATCCTTTTGGTAACCCTTATTACGGCTGTAGATTATCTCACTCACACAACGTGAACTTGCAGCAGAAGCCATGCTCCTACCATCCTGCAGATAAATATGCCGACCCCACAAGCACCGCGTTGCCCACGGAAGAGCTGTCCAGCAGAGCGAAAGAGTTCGCATTCTACCCCAGTTTCGCCAGCTCGTACCAAGCGGTTCCTGGATATCTAGATATGTCAGTAGTGCCCGGCATAAGCCACCCCGAACCCAGGCACGACGCGTTGATTCCTATGGAGGGTTACCAGCATTGGGCTCTGTCGAATGGCTGGGATGGGCAGGTGTACTGTTCCAAGGAGCAAACCCAGTCCACTCATCTTTGGAAATCACCATTTCCAG ACGTAGTCCCCTTGCAGCCTGAGGTCAGCAGCTATCGTCGTGGACGTAAGAAGCGGGTTCCCTACACCAAGCTACAGTTAAAAGAACTGGAGAAAGAGTACGCTGCCAGCAAGTTCATCACCAAAGACAAGAGAAGACGCATCTCTGCCGGGACCAACCTCTCAGAACGCCAAGTCACCATTTGGTTTCAGAACCGacgagtgaaagagaaaaaattCGTCAGCAAATCCAAGACTAGTAATCATATGCATACTACTTGA